From one Peredibacter starrii genomic stretch:
- the mraY gene encoding phospho-N-acetylmuramoyl-pentapeptide-transferase, producing MLYHWLYPLSQNNHLLNVFKYITFRSFLAFIIATVVSIIWGKRFIAYMKLRQFGQIIREEGPESHKKKKGTPTFGGVFILGSAMIACLVCGNFVSFPFLIALFVTISYFFLGGLDDYLKVLKKNTKGVSARQKLVWQFSTALIATFVMWKFNVTDSQVYLPFVKDPVMDIGWLYVPFAAFVIVGSSNALNLTDGLDGLAIGPTITSAATLGFLAYLAGHIEMANYLLIPHVPDVGELLVLVSAIIGAGVGFLWYNAYPAEIFMGDVGSLSLGGCLGTIAVLTKNEFLFVLIGGIFVIEAVSVILQVASFKTRGKRIFKMAPIHHHFELMGWPETKVIVRFWIISLVFAILALATLKLR from the coding sequence ATGCTGTATCATTGGCTTTACCCGCTAAGTCAAAACAATCATTTGCTCAACGTTTTTAAGTACATCACCTTCAGATCATTCCTGGCCTTTATTATCGCCACGGTGGTCTCGATTATTTGGGGTAAGCGCTTTATCGCCTACATGAAACTTCGTCAGTTTGGTCAAATCATCCGTGAAGAAGGTCCTGAATCTCATAAAAAGAAAAAAGGAACTCCAACTTTCGGTGGAGTGTTCATCCTTGGTTCGGCAATGATCGCGTGTTTGGTTTGCGGTAACTTTGTTTCGTTCCCGTTTCTGATCGCTTTATTCGTAACGATTTCTTATTTCTTCCTGGGTGGTCTTGATGACTATCTTAAAGTTTTAAAGAAAAACACTAAGGGTGTTAGTGCTCGCCAAAAGCTTGTGTGGCAGTTCTCAACTGCATTGATTGCAACTTTTGTGATGTGGAAGTTTAACGTAACTGATTCTCAGGTTTATCTTCCGTTCGTTAAAGATCCAGTAATGGACATCGGTTGGTTATATGTTCCGTTTGCTGCCTTCGTTATCGTTGGTTCATCAAACGCTCTTAACCTGACTGACGGACTTGATGGTCTGGCAATTGGCCCAACGATCACGTCTGCTGCGACCCTTGGTTTCCTGGCCTACCTTGCTGGTCACATTGAAATGGCCAACTACCTTCTGATTCCTCACGTTCCAGATGTGGGTGAGTTATTGGTTCTGGTATCTGCCATTATCGGAGCGGGTGTTGGTTTCCTTTGGTACAACGCTTATCCGGCAGAGATTTTCATGGGAGATGTGGGTTCACTTTCTCTTGGTGGATGTCTTGGAACAATCGCAGTGCTTACGAAGAACGAATTCCTATTTGTTCTGATTGGTGGAATTTTTGTAATTGAAGCAGTGTCGGTGATTCTTCAGGTTGCCTCATTTAAGACTCGTGGAAAACGAATCTTTAAGATGGCCCCGATTCACCATCACTTTGAACTTATGGGTTGGCCTGAAACTAAGGTAATCGTGAGATTCTGGATCATCAGTCTGGTGTTTGCGATCCTTGCTCTTGCCACACTCAAACTAAGATAA
- the murD gene encoding UDP-N-acetylmuramoyl-L-alanine--D-glutamate ligase, whose amino-acid sequence MMEKYKGKKVLIVGLGKTGFALINLFTQLGCDLKVTDIKPIFDLNKQVKRLKKINPTPTMTLGEHKDEDFIEADIIVYSSSVDPNLPQLKVAREHGRQVYSDFAFAYENCTKPIVAVCGSHGRTIISHMIGYTLKLDRKNVFVGGTSDEPFINFLSLQNKEEIDYCVIEVSPQQLQTVESFKPVLAVYPNLEEKNLLGRFKTSSEYLDTALKVARNLGPENYLVANFDKLASNSVLRSSQAQTFWYSRKSFVTMGVISEIQGTHFHDKRIHSNIHFHSEFKVTDMRIVGVNNRENLMAAITACKALKVSDAAIQQCIEKFPGIPHRLEFVVEKNGVRFYNDSKSETMDELKVSLEAFKDPVILIAGGKEIEGIPFDKYANIIREKVRVLVLVGEVKESMNRILGDVTQTYLVGSFDESVLLAYQKSRTGDTILLCPGNESTDVFRDFEEKGNYYKKLIFQL is encoded by the coding sequence ATGATGGAAAAATATAAAGGAAAGAAGGTCCTGATCGTAGGTCTTGGTAAAACAGGATTTGCCCTCATCAACCTTTTCACACAACTTGGCTGCGACCTTAAAGTTACAGATATTAAGCCGATCTTCGACTTAAACAAACAAGTGAAGCGTCTTAAAAAGATCAATCCAACTCCGACAATGACTCTGGGCGAGCACAAGGACGAGGACTTCATTGAAGCGGACATCATCGTTTATTCTTCTTCTGTAGATCCTAATCTTCCACAACTTAAAGTTGCTCGTGAGCACGGCCGTCAGGTTTATTCTGACTTCGCATTTGCTTACGAAAACTGCACAAAGCCAATCGTGGCAGTTTGTGGATCTCATGGCCGTACCATCATTTCTCACATGATTGGTTACACACTTAAGCTTGATAGAAAGAACGTATTTGTGGGCGGAACATCTGATGAGCCATTCATCAATTTCCTTTCTCTACAAAACAAAGAAGAAATTGATTACTGCGTGATTGAAGTTTCTCCTCAGCAGCTTCAAACGGTTGAATCATTCAAGCCGGTTCTTGCAGTTTATCCAAACCTTGAAGAGAAGAACCTTCTTGGTCGCTTTAAAACTTCATCTGAATACCTTGATACTGCCCTTAAAGTTGCTCGCAACTTGGGTCCAGAGAATTACTTGGTGGCAAACTTTGATAAGCTTGCTTCAAACTCAGTTCTTCGCTCATCTCAAGCTCAGACTTTCTGGTACTCTCGTAAGTCTTTCGTAACGATGGGTGTGATTTCAGAAATTCAAGGAACCCACTTCCACGATAAGCGTATTCACTCAAACATTCACTTCCACTCTGAATTTAAAGTTACAGATATGAGAATCGTGGGTGTGAATAACCGTGAGAACCTTATGGCGGCGATCACTGCTTGTAAGGCGCTCAAAGTTTCAGACGCTGCTATTCAACAGTGTATCGAGAAGTTCCCTGGTATTCCTCACCGTCTTGAGTTCGTGGTTGAAAAGAACGGCGTTCGTTTCTACAACGATTCTAAATCTGAGACGATGGATGAACTTAAAGTCTCTCTTGAAGCATTTAAAGATCCCGTCATTCTTATCGCTGGTGGTAAAGAAATCGAAGGCATTCCTTTCGATAAATACGCCAACATCATCCGTGAAAAAGTACGCGTACTAGTTCTGGTTGGTGAAGTAAAAGAAAGCATGAACCGTATTCTTGGTGACGTGACTCAAACTTACCTGGTTGGTTCATTCGATGAATCAGTTCTGCTTGCTTATCAGAAGTCTCGTACTGGTGACACAATCCTACTGTGTCCGGGTAACGAATCAACCGATGTGTTCCGTGATTTCGAAGAGAAAGGGAACTATTACAAAAAGCTTATTTTCCAACTCTAA